From Hyphomicrobiales bacterium 4NK60-0047b, the proteins below share one genomic window:
- a CDS encoding antirestriction protein ArdA: MKKQISDIRIYVACLAAYNSGHLHGEWMDATQSPDEIHKDIQAMLKASPIEEAEEFAIHDYEGFEGISISEYSGIEEVAEFAAFISEHGALGGELMAHFNDLDHVKETIENHYHGEYSSLADFAQELTEETTQIPENLAYYINYEAMARDLEINDVLAIETSHNEVHVFWRH; the protein is encoded by the coding sequence ATGAAAAAACAAATATCAGACATCAGAATTTATGTGGCGTGTTTAGCCGCTTACAATAGTGGGCACTTACACGGAGAGTGGATGGATGCCACCCAATCCCCTGATGAAATCCACAAAGACATTCAAGCTATGTTGAAAGCGTCACCAATTGAAGAGGCAGAGGAGTTTGCCATTCATGACTATGAAGGGTTTGAAGGTATTTCCATCTCTGAATATTCAGGCATTGAAGAGGTTGCAGAGTTTGCCGCTTTTATCTCAGAACATGGGGCGCTGGGTGGTGAACTCATGGCGCATTTTAATGATTTAGATCATGTAAAGGAAACCATCGAGAACCATTACCATGGTGAGTATTCGTCTCTTGCCGATTTTGCCCAAGAGCTTACAGAAGAAACCACACAAATCCCTGAGAACTTGGCCTATTATATCAACTATGAAGCCATGGCGCGGGATTTAGAAATCAATGACGTTCTGGCCATCGAAACAAGTCATAACGAAGTCCACGTATTTTGGAGGCATTAA
- a CDS encoding type II restriction endonuclease: protein MNKGHLSEYFEGVGIKILSEVDTEPKKSNQHEIGTTLPMRKFLGTEKTTFDVTYIWLGDEQETITEPGWATHYDTREKQPLRSAEFRFYYAANSVTQIMSAGDTLFLAIRPDKTIVFIVVPSGSTIQNQLLWLFGIEEQPGLRFAVQEFEQETDSKLDFISRFILDEIGIEFEDPNANSLDSIIERFGTTFPKTMEFSDLARLTLPEVEARDDPDGALLAWLNHEEAMFRRLEKKIVAERVTKGFIEGDEVDVDAFIKYSLSVQNRRKSRMGHSFENHLKAVFNAFEIKYEAQVKTEKGKKPDFLFPGQKEYEDQSYSIELLTMLAVKSSCKDRWPQILPEAERIPEKHLVTLEPAISKPQTDMMKVSNVQLIVPGHIRDSYTGEQRSWIWTMNDFVELVVSKQTSC from the coding sequence ATGAATAAGGGGCATCTTTCTGAATATTTTGAGGGCGTGGGAATAAAAATCCTTAGCGAAGTTGATACTGAGCCAAAGAAATCCAATCAACATGAAATAGGTACTACCCTGCCAATGCGGAAATTTCTGGGAACAGAAAAAACAACGTTTGATGTTACCTATATTTGGCTCGGTGATGAGCAGGAAACTATTACCGAGCCAGGTTGGGCAACTCATTATGATACCCGTGAGAAGCAGCCATTACGATCTGCTGAATTCCGTTTTTATTATGCTGCAAATTCTGTAACCCAAATCATGTCAGCAGGAGATACACTTTTTCTTGCCATAAGGCCTGATAAAACCATTGTTTTCATTGTGGTTCCTTCCGGCAGTACAATTCAAAATCAACTTCTCTGGTTGTTCGGAATTGAAGAGCAGCCTGGTTTAAGATTTGCTGTTCAGGAATTTGAACAGGAAACAGACAGTAAACTTGATTTTATATCGAGATTTATTCTGGATGAAATAGGTATTGAATTTGAAGACCCTAATGCAAATTCACTGGACAGTATAATTGAGCGTTTTGGTACAACATTTCCAAAGACCATGGAGTTTTCTGATTTGGCGCGCCTAACTCTTCCCGAAGTTGAGGCAAGAGATGATCCCGACGGGGCTTTACTTGCATGGTTGAATCATGAAGAAGCAATGTTTAGGCGTTTGGAAAAAAAGATTGTTGCTGAGCGGGTTACGAAGGGGTTTATCGAAGGTGATGAAGTAGATGTTGACGCATTTATAAAATATTCCCTTAGTGTCCAGAACAGACGGAAATCCCGAATGGGACATTCGTTCGAGAATCACCTGAAAGCAGTGTTCAATGCTTTTGAAATAAAATATGAAGCTCAGGTAAAAACTGAAAAAGGAAAAAAGCCTGACTTTCTTTTTCCAGGACAAAAAGAATACGAAGATCAATCTTACAGTATAGAGCTGTTAACTATGCTTGCTGTCAAATCAAGTTGTAAGGACAGATGGCCACAAATACTGCCGGAAGCAGAGCGCATACCCGAAAAACACCTGGTTACTCTTGAACCAGCTATTTCAAAACCTCAGACCGATATGATGAAAGTATCAAACGTACAGTTAATAGTACCAGGACATATTCGAGATAGTTACACAGGGGAGCAACGGTCATGGATTTGGACAATGAATGACTTTGTTGAGTTGGTTGTAAGTAAACAAACCTCCTGTTAA
- a CDS encoding DNA cytosine methyltransferase, translating into MFDISNNTDFATLREKAGLTIEQAALAIGKSPRTIRRYESKSPSANTPPVLAIEAIRQIALKRSEDKVDCNFKFIDLFAGIGGLRKPFEDIGGECIFTAEWDRFARQTYAANFPENEQHVFAEDIRPYAQKPYRIPEHDVLLAGFPCQPFSIAGVSKKNSLGRPHGFLCDTQGTLFYDVARIAEYHRPSVILLENVKNLERHDGGRTFSTIRHVLEEELGYEFHKLVINSAPWVPQKRERIFIVAFRESSSFNFDNLVVPDSKPPVLGDILEPGVPSKYTLTENLWTYLQNYKKKHQKAGNGFGFSLFGKEDVGRTLSARYYKDGSEILIDQGKGRRPRRLTPRECARLMGFDEPGKSEFRIPVSDTQAYRQFGNAVVVPVVRSVANLIKPEIEEIMLLRNNQPFQKELPLRQVNG; encoded by the coding sequence ATGTTCGATATATCCAATAATACTGATTTTGCAACTCTGAGAGAGAAAGCTGGCTTAACTATCGAGCAAGCTGCCTTGGCAATTGGGAAATCTCCCAGAACCATTAGACGATACGAATCCAAATCTCCATCAGCCAATACACCTCCAGTTCTTGCGATTGAAGCTATTCGGCAAATTGCGCTAAAGAGATCAGAAGACAAAGTAGATTGTAATTTCAAGTTCATTGATTTATTCGCAGGTATTGGCGGACTTCGGAAACCATTTGAAGATATTGGTGGTGAATGTATTTTTACTGCGGAATGGGATCGGTTTGCCAGGCAAACTTATGCAGCGAACTTTCCTGAAAATGAGCAGCATGTATTTGCGGAAGATATACGTCCTTATGCACAAAAGCCCTATCGTATTCCAGAACATGATGTATTACTCGCTGGCTTTCCATGTCAGCCATTTTCTATAGCCGGTGTGTCCAAAAAGAACTCTCTTGGAAGACCTCATGGATTTCTTTGTGATACACAGGGAACTCTATTTTACGATGTTGCACGCATTGCAGAATATCATAGACCTTCTGTAATCTTGCTTGAAAATGTTAAAAACCTTGAGCGTCATGATGGAGGTCGTACCTTTAGTACAATCAGGCATGTACTTGAGGAAGAACTTGGTTATGAATTTCATAAGCTTGTAATCAATTCGGCTCCATGGGTGCCACAAAAAAGAGAACGAATTTTTATTGTAGCTTTCAGAGAGTCATCTTCTTTCAATTTTGATAACCTTGTTGTGCCAGATTCAAAACCTCCTGTTCTTGGGGATATTCTGGAACCGGGCGTTCCATCAAAATATACCCTAACTGAAAATCTCTGGACGTATTTACAAAACTACAAGAAAAAACATCAAAAAGCGGGAAATGGATTTGGCTTTTCTTTGTTTGGCAAGGAGGACGTTGGAAGAACGCTTTCGGCTAGATATTATAAGGATGGGTCTGAAATTCTGATTGACCAGGGGAAGGGACGTCGACCAAGAAGGTTAACCCCCAGGGAATGTGCCAGACTTATGGGATTTGATGAACCTGGAAAATCAGAATTTAGAATTCCTGTTTCAGACACCCAGGCTTACCGTCAATTTGGAAATGCTGTTGTTGTTCCGGTTGTTCGTTCTGTGGCTAATTTAATTAAGCCTGAAATCGAAGAAATTATGTTGTTACGTAATAACCAGCCCTTCCAAAAGGAATTACCACTGAGACAAGTGAATGGCTGA
- a CDS encoding recombinase family protein produces the protein MFGQDYIDYSDKSITYEAVVYPRVSDPKQVKKGSGLRSQEVRGKEYAKFLGIPVVKTFKEKGFSGKLLDRPEMLKLLEFISKPPTGVRYVVIIDEISRLARDYRIHFDLREAIEQRGALLDSPTTNFKAIRDADSNYVEGIQALGAQHFREKNAETARNRKWARLMDGYWPYKAPIGYKYKMSKAHGNILVKDEPQASILAEAFEGFASGYFSTQVEVRRFLENHPDFKGKRPDGTLRDQRVIDLITHPIYAGYIQCPKLGIPLKKGKHKPLISYATFEKMKKRREGNAVAPARKDIHVDFPLRGFVTCGDCGKPLRSCWSKGQYKHYAYYLCQTKGCESYGKSIRQHKIEGEFEALLKDMRPTKGLVTIIRNMFSEAWNQRLAQTNEIRKSLHRDILKLEKQIDGFLDRLVETTSPTAVKAYERKIEKLEKEKLLTSEKLEKSGTPKVPATDMLELSLKFLSNPCKIWNSGDINLQKLVLRLVFSERLPYHRNEGYRTPQVTVPFELFSSFDENCQMVRPRRLELPPVLPDSDLNAARLPVPPRPHNK, from the coding sequence ATGTTCGGGCAGGACTATATAGACTACAGCGATAAATCAATAACATATGAAGCAGTGGTATACCCGCGTGTATCAGACCCAAAACAAGTTAAGAAAGGCAGTGGCTTGAGGTCTCAAGAGGTACGCGGAAAAGAGTATGCCAAGTTCCTTGGCATCCCTGTTGTCAAAACATTTAAGGAAAAGGGGTTTTCCGGCAAATTGCTGGATCGGCCAGAAATGCTCAAACTTCTAGAGTTCATAAGCAAGCCTCCAACAGGCGTGCGCTATGTCGTTATCATTGACGAGATTAGCCGTCTTGCCAGAGACTACCGTATTCACTTTGATTTACGCGAAGCAATTGAACAGCGTGGTGCATTGCTCGATAGTCCTACAACAAACTTTAAAGCCATACGCGATGCAGACAGTAATTATGTCGAAGGCATTCAAGCGTTAGGCGCTCAACACTTTCGGGAAAAGAACGCTGAGACAGCCCGCAACCGCAAATGGGCGCGGCTTATGGATGGCTATTGGCCTTATAAAGCCCCCATTGGCTATAAATATAAAATGTCCAAGGCTCACGGTAATATTCTGGTGAAGGATGAACCGCAAGCCTCAATTCTTGCTGAGGCCTTTGAAGGTTTTGCATCAGGGTATTTTTCTACTCAGGTTGAAGTCAGGCGTTTTCTTGAAAATCACCCTGATTTTAAAGGCAAGCGCCCTGATGGAACCTTAAGAGATCAAAGGGTTATAGACCTTATCACCCATCCGATTTATGCAGGATACATTCAATGCCCTAAGCTTGGCATTCCCTTAAAGAAAGGCAAGCATAAGCCTCTGATATCTTATGCGACCTTTGAAAAGATGAAAAAACGCAGAGAAGGAAATGCTGTTGCTCCGGCACGTAAGGATATTCATGTTGATTTTCCGCTGCGCGGTTTCGTAACCTGCGGGGATTGCGGAAAGCCTTTGCGTTCTTGTTGGTCGAAGGGGCAGTATAAGCACTATGCCTATTATCTGTGTCAAACAAAGGGTTGTGAAAGCTATGGCAAATCCATCCGGCAGCATAAAATTGAAGGAGAGTTTGAAGCTCTGCTAAAAGATATGCGCCCGACCAAAGGACTTGTAACAATCATCAGGAATATGTTTAGTGAGGCATGGAACCAGCGGCTTGCACAAACTAATGAAATCCGAAAATCCCTGCACCGGGACATTCTGAAGCTCGAAAAACAGATTGATGGTTTTCTCGATCGTCTTGTCGAAACAACAAGTCCAACCGCCGTCAAAGCGTATGAACGAAAAATAGAAAAGTTGGAAAAAGAGAAGCTTTTAACCTCTGAAAAACTGGAAAAAAGCGGCACTCCAAAAGTACCAGCAACCGACATGCTAGAACTTTCTCTTAAATTCCTGTCAAACCCTTGTAAAATATGGAATTCTGGTGACATAAATTTGCAAAAACTAGTGCTCAGACTGGTCTTTTCAGAGCGTTTACCTTACCACCGGAATGAAGGATATAGAACTCCGCAAGTCACTGTTCCATTTGAACTTTTTAGTTCTTTTGATGAAAATTGCCAAATGGTGCGGCCGAGAAGACTCGAACTTCCACCCGTGTTACCGGACAGCGACCTCAACGCTGCGCGTCTACCAGTTCCGCCACGGCCGCACAATAAGTAA
- a CDS encoding FliM/FliN family flagellar motor switch protein produces the protein MAPISGVEIELSVVIGRRTMPINHLLRMGRGAVIELEANVNDEVEILANMVPIGRGEVIVEGDRITVEITQKYNLSDMAA, from the coding sequence ATGGCTCCCATTTCTGGTGTGGAAATTGAGTTAAGTGTTGTGATTGGGCGGCGGACTATGCCGATCAACCATCTCTTGCGCATGGGGCGCGGCGCTGTGATTGAACTTGAAGCCAACGTGAATGATGAAGTTGAAATTCTAGCGAATATGGTGCCAATTGGTCGCGGTGAGGTTATTGTTGAGGGAGACCGTATTACGGTTGAAATCACTCAAAAATATAACCTGAGCGATATGGCGGCTTAG
- the lipB gene encoding lipoyl(octanoyl) transferase LipB, whose amino-acid sequence MVNKTDIECDVHWKISNFPVPYPDALEFMEKRVEQIHKGEKSECIWLLEHPPLYTAGTSAEEKDLLTPNRFPVYQTGRGGEYTYHGPGQIIAYIMLDLNKRKKDVRWFIHEVEGWIIDICSEFDIECTRREGRVGLWVPQPQRGPDIDDKIAAIGIRLRKWVSFHGLSLNLEPNLEHFNGIVPCGIKEHGITSFKKLNTAYTEDKIVKAFKTHFESHFKA is encoded by the coding sequence ATGGTAAACAAAACAGATATTGAATGTGATGTTCACTGGAAAATCAGCAATTTTCCGGTTCCATACCCCGATGCCCTTGAATTTATGGAAAAAAGAGTAGAACAAATCCATAAAGGCGAGAAATCAGAGTGTATTTGGCTCCTAGAACACCCACCTCTATATACAGCAGGCACAAGCGCAGAAGAAAAAGACCTCCTAACACCAAATCGTTTTCCCGTTTATCAAACCGGAAGAGGCGGCGAGTATACCTATCATGGTCCAGGGCAAATAATTGCCTATATCATGCTCGATCTAAACAAGCGCAAAAAAGATGTCCGTTGGTTTATTCATGAAGTTGAAGGCTGGATCATAGATATCTGCTCGGAATTCGATATCGAGTGCACCAGAAGAGAAGGCCGCGTTGGGTTATGGGTCCCTCAACCACAAAGAGGACCGGACATCGATGATAAAATAGCAGCCATCGGCATTCGCCTGCGCAAATGGGTCAGCTTTCACGGGCTAAGTTTAAACCTCGAACCAAATCTAGAGCACTTTAATGGCATCGTCCCGTGCGGCATTAAAGAACACGGAATAACGAGTTTTAAAAAGCTAAACACTGCCTACACAGAAGACAAAATAGTAAAAGCCTTCAAAACTCATTTTGAAAGCCATTTCAAAGCTTAA
- a CDS encoding acetyl/propionyl/methylcrotonyl-CoA carboxylase subunit alpha has product MFKKILIANRGEIACRVIKTAKKMGIATVAVYSDADRQALHVEMADEAVHVGSSAASESYLLPEKIIAAAKETGAEAIHPGYGFLSENADFAKALEKAGIAFIGPNVKAIEVMGDKIESKKFANDAKVNTVPGYMGEIETAEEAIKIANDIGYPVMIKASAGGGGKGMRIANSVDEVEEGFNASKSEAMSSFGDDRIFIEKFIVEPRHIEIQVLADKHGNVIYLNERECSIQRRNQKVLEEAPSSFLDEATRKEMGKQSVALSKAVDYESAGTVEFIVDKDRNFYFLEMNTRLQVEHPVTELITGVDLVEQMIKVAAGEKLEIAQSDVKIDGWSIESRIYAEDPYRNFLPSIGRLVRYQPPVESTEGGLTIRNDTGVYEGGEISMFYDPMIAKLITHAPTRAEAIEHMAGALDRFYIDGIQHNIPFLSAIMQHERWVTGNISTSFIADEYPDGFEPRAPEGEELKVLSCVAAAIDYLGNTRRRHISDQMEGRPVVFAEDRVVLISDVRQELTVEQVAPETDDLTIHFKGEKAEAVSVSSNWWFGEPLWVGSVNGKDVAVQVRAIDNGYELSYSGVTSPAFVYTKREAELAALMPIKVAPDTSKLLLCPMPGLVVNIMVEEGEEVKAGQSLCIVEAMKMENILKAERDTVVTKINAEAGDSLAVDAVIMEFE; this is encoded by the coding sequence ATGTTCAAAAAAATCCTTATAGCCAATCGTGGTGAAATTGCTTGCCGCGTCATTAAAACAGCTAAAAAAATGGGTATAGCCACTGTGGCTGTTTATTCTGATGCTGATCGCCAAGCGTTGCATGTGGAAATGGCGGATGAAGCTGTTCATGTTGGTAGTTCGGCGGCTTCTGAGAGTTATCTTTTACCTGAGAAGATTATTGCTGCGGCTAAAGAAACCGGTGCAGAAGCTATACACCCTGGTTATGGATTTTTATCTGAAAATGCTGATTTTGCTAAAGCTTTGGAGAAGGCTGGCATCGCATTTATTGGGCCGAATGTTAAAGCCATCGAAGTGATGGGTGACAAGATTGAATCCAAGAAGTTTGCGAATGACGCTAAGGTGAACACTGTCCCTGGTTATATGGGTGAAATTGAAACGGCTGAAGAAGCTATCAAGATTGCGAATGACATTGGTTACCCGGTGATGATTAAAGCTTCTGCTGGCGGCGGCGGTAAGGGCATGCGTATTGCCAATTCTGTTGACGAAGTTGAAGAGGGTTTTAATGCGTCGAAGTCTGAGGCGATGTCGAGTTTTGGTGACGATCGAATTTTTATTGAAAAATTTATTGTTGAGCCGCGCCACATTGAAATTCAGGTTTTAGCTGATAAGCATGGCAATGTAATTTATCTGAACGAGCGGGAATGTTCTATTCAACGCCGGAACCAAAAGGTTTTGGAAGAAGCGCCAAGTTCGTTTCTAGATGAAGCGACCCGCAAGGAAATGGGCAAGCAGTCTGTTGCTTTGTCTAAGGCTGTTGATTATGAAAGTGCCGGTACTGTTGAATTTATCGTCGATAAAGACCGTAACTTCTATTTCCTTGAAATGAATACACGTTTGCAAGTTGAGCATCCGGTTACTGAATTGATCACTGGTGTTGATTTGGTCGAACAGATGATCAAAGTAGCGGCTGGTGAAAAACTTGAGATCGCTCAATCTGATGTGAAAATTGATGGTTGGTCAATTGAAAGCCGGATTTATGCGGAAGACCCTTATCGTAATTTCTTACCTTCTATTGGTCGTTTGGTTCGTTATCAACCACCAGTTGAAAGCACAGAAGGTGGTTTAACTATTCGAAATGATACGGGTGTTTATGAGGGGGGTGAAATTTCAATGTTTTACGATCCGATGATCGCAAAGCTTATCACCCATGCTCCAACACGCGCTGAAGCTATTGAACATATGGCCGGCGCACTTGATCGTTTTTATATTGACGGTATTCAGCATAATATTCCATTTTTGAGTGCGATTATGCAGCATGAGCGCTGGGTGACTGGAAATATCTCAACCAGCTTTATTGCTGATGAATATCCGGATGGATTTGAGCCCCGTGCGCCTGAAGGTGAAGAGCTTAAAGTTTTATCATGTGTTGCTGCTGCGATTGATTATCTTGGTAATACTCGCCGCCGCCATATTTCTGATCAGATGGAAGGGCGACCTGTTGTTTTTGCCGAAGATAGAGTTGTACTAATCTCAGACGTTCGCCAAGAGTTAACAGTGGAGCAAGTTGCACCAGAGACTGATGACTTGACTATTCATTTCAAAGGCGAGAAGGCAGAGGCTGTTTCAGTTTCTTCGAATTGGTGGTTTGGTGAACCTTTGTGGGTTGGTTCAGTAAATGGCAAAGATGTTGCTGTCCAAGTTCGCGCAATTGATAATGGCTATGAGCTTTCTTATTCGGGTGTCACTTCTCCAGCCTTTGTTTATACGAAACGTGAAGCTGAGCTTGCTGCTTTGATGCCTATTAAAGTCGCGCCAGACACATCTAAGCTGCTTTTATGTCCGATGCCTGGTTTGGTTGTGAATATCATGGTTGAAGAAGGCGAAGAAGTGAAGGCTGGTCAATCACTTTGTATCGTTGAAGCAATGAAGATGGAAAACATCCTTAAAGCTGAGAGAGATACTGTTGTTACCAAAATTAATGCAGAAGCTGGTGATAGTCTTGCCGTTGATGCTGTAATCATGGAGTTTGAATAA
- a CDS encoding molecular chaperone HscC produces MAIVGIDLGTTNSLVSYWSDDGPKLIPNALKSFLTPSVVGVDDLGDILIGEAAKERLITHPHLTIADFKRTMGSESLVKLADGSHSYQFRPEELSAFVLRSLKADAEQHLGEDVTGAIISVPAYFNDIQRKATIDAGKLAGLKVDSLINEPTAAALAYGLNEVDESQFLIFDLGGGTFDVSILDKYDNVMEVRATAGDNFLGGNDFRDLLLETLASDHKMDLEQLSASDKNKLIRLAELVKKDLSAREEATYSAQISDVKLEGSFSRDRFEELTSSLRRRLRVPMERAINDATLRPENIDNVVMVGGASRMPMIRRMVGRLFQKLPLSHLNPDEIVALGAAVQTGLKTRNAALEDVVMTDVCPYTLGTSAVVDDNYDNLVIVPIIERNAVVPISESQQFFTIRDKQTQINLDIYQGENMRPEDNILLGDLKVEVPAAPAGKEGVDVRFTYDINGALEVEVKALSTEKVVRKIFKNQANLSDEELEKRFKALSGIKLHPREHAENAVLIAKAERIYAESLKAQRDYVRSLILDFEQAITDQSNRDLDKVREQFSQSLTELENSMFDMD; encoded by the coding sequence ATGGCTATTGTTGGTATCGATTTAGGAACTACAAATTCTTTAGTTTCTTATTGGAGCGATGATGGCCCCAAATTAATTCCTAATGCGCTCAAATCCTTTTTGACACCGTCTGTTGTGGGCGTGGATGATCTAGGGGATATTCTTATTGGCGAAGCGGCAAAAGAGCGCCTTATTACACATCCCCATCTCACCATTGCTGATTTCAAACGAACTATGGGGAGTGAAAGCCTTGTTAAATTAGCAGATGGCTCTCATTCCTATCAATTTCGTCCTGAAGAATTATCGGCTTTTGTACTCCGCTCTTTAAAAGCAGATGCTGAGCAGCATCTTGGTGAAGATGTAACAGGCGCGATTATTTCTGTTCCAGCTTATTTTAACGACATTCAACGCAAAGCAACGATTGATGCTGGCAAGCTTGCAGGCCTTAAGGTTGATAGTTTGATTAATGAGCCAACAGCCGCTGCATTGGCTTATGGGCTCAACGAAGTTGATGAAAGTCAGTTTCTTATTTTTGACCTTGGCGGTGGAACCTTTGATGTCTCCATTCTGGATAAGTATGACAATGTCATGGAGGTGCGGGCGACGGCAGGGGACAATTTCCTTGGCGGTAATGATTTTAGGGACTTATTGCTTGAGACTTTAGCTTCCGATCACAAGATGGATTTAGAGCAATTATCCGCCTCTGATAAAAACAAATTAATACGATTGGCTGAACTTGTTAAAAAAGATCTATCGGCTCGAGAAGAGGCGACTTATTCAGCTCAAATTTCTGATGTGAAATTGGAAGGTTCTTTTAGCCGTGACCGTTTTGAAGAGCTGACAAGCTCCTTGCGCCGCCGCTTGCGCGTGCCTATGGAGCGGGCGATTAATGATGCGACTTTGCGGCCTGAAAATATCGACAATGTTGTGATGGTTGGCGGGGCGTCGCGTATGCCAATGATCCGGCGGATGGTTGGGCGTTTGTTTCAAAAATTACCCTTGTCTCATTTAAACCCTGATGAAATTGTGGCGCTGGGGGCAGCTGTTCAAACAGGGCTCAAGACCCGGAATGCAGCACTTGAAGATGTGGTTATGACAGATGTTTGCCCTTATACATTGGGGACATCTGCTGTGGTTGATGACAATTATGACAATCTTGTGATTGTGCCGATTATTGAGCGCAACGCTGTTGTGCCGATTAGTGAAAGTCAGCAATTTTTCACCATACGAGATAAGCAAACGCAGATTAACCTGGATATTTATCAAGGGGAGAATATGCGCCCTGAAGATAATATTTTATTAGGAGATTTAAAGGTTGAGGTGCCGGCGGCACCAGCTGGTAAAGAGGGGGTTGATGTTCGGTTTACTTATGACATCAATGGAGCGCTTGAAGTTGAAGTAAAAGCGCTTTCGACTGAAAAGGTTGTTCGTAAAATTTTTAAAAACCAAGCCAATCTTTCTGATGAAGAATTAGAAAAACGGTTTAAAGCTTTAAGTGGAATTAAGTTACATCCTCGCGAACATGCTGAAAATGCGGTGCTAATTGCAAAGGCGGAGCGCATTTACGCTGAAAGCTTGAAGGCCCAACGAGATTATGTTCGTTCGCTCATTCTTGATTTTGAGCAGGCGATTACCGATCAATCTAACCGGGACCTTGATAAGGTTCGTGAACAATTTTCTCAAAGCCTAACAGAACTTGAGAATAGCATGTTTGATATGGATTGA